One window of the Oncorhynchus clarkii lewisi isolate Uvic-CL-2024 chromosome 19, UVic_Ocla_1.0, whole genome shotgun sequence genome contains the following:
- the LOC139374293 gene encoding proto-oncogene tyrosine-protein kinase LCK-like gives MGCNYSSDYDDDWIENLDEVCDHCNCPIPLKSAKLYTDQLIPYPSHLTRPSSPLPDSLVVAIYSYEPNHSDDLGFEKGDKLKILNKDDPEWFMAESLITGQKGFIPYNFVAPLNSMEMETWFFKNLSRNDAMRLLLAPGNTQGSFMVRESETTKGSFSLSVREFDPNTGDTVKHYRIRNLDTGGFYITAKISFNSLKELVQHHSREADGLCTRLMKPCQSRVPQKPWWQDEWEIPRESLKMERRLGAGQFGEVWMGLYNNHRRVAIKNLKVGTMSMAAFLAEANLMKELQHPRLVRLFAVVTQEPIFIITEFMENGALVDFLKTSEGSRIPINTLIDMASQVAEGMAYIEKQNYIHRDLRAANILVSDELICKIADFGLARLIEDNEYTAREGAKFPIKWTAPEAINYGTFSIKSDVWSFGILLTEIVTYGRIPYPGMSNPEVIQNLERGYRMPRSEDCPEGLYNIMNLCWNESPENRPTFEYLRSVLEDFFTATEGQYQEQPC, from the exons ATGGGATGCAACTATAGTTCAGATTATGATGATGACTGGATAGAGAACCTAGACGAAGTGTGTGACCACTGCAACTGCCCGATTCCCCTCAAGTCAGCTAAATTG TACACAGATCAACTGATCCCATACCCCTCTCATCTCACGCGTCCCTCTTCCCCTCTACCAG ATAGCCTGGTGGTTGCCATATACAGCTATGAACCCAACCACAGTGATGACCTGGGATTTGAGAAGGGAGACAAGCTGAAGATCCTCAATAA GGATGACCCGGAGTGGTTCATGGCAGAGTCGCTCATCACAGGCCAGAAGGGCTTCATCCCATACAACTTTGTGGCCCCCCTGAACTCCATGGAGATGGAGAC ATGGTTTTTCAAGAACCTCTCCAGAAATGATGCCATGAGGCTCCTGCTAGCTCCGGGGAACACACAGGGCTCCTTCAtggtcagagagagtgagaccacCAAAGGCTCCTTCTCCTTGTCTGTTAGGGAATTTGATCCGAACACGGGAGACACGGTCAAGCACTACCGAATCCGCAACTTGGATACTGGTGGTTTCTACATCACCGCAAAGATATCCTTCAACTCCCTGAAAGAGCTGGTCCAGCATCACTCAC GTGAGGCGGATGGCCTGTGCACCCGGTTGATGAAGCCCTGCCAGTCCCGTGTGCCCCAGAAACCCTGGTGGCAGGACGAATGGGAGATCCCCCGAGAGTCCCTCAAGATGGAGCGCAGGCTCGGGGCAGGGCAGTTTGGGGAAGTCTGGATGG GTCTATACAACAACCACAGACGGGTGGCCATTAAGAACCTGAAGGTGGGCACCATGTCCATGGCTGCTTTCCTGGCCGAGGCCAACCTGATGAAGGAGCTGCAGCACCCGCGCCTAGTGCGCCTCTTCGCCGTGGTTACCCAGGAGCCCATCTTCATCATCACAGAGTTCATGGAGAACG GCGCTCTTGTAGATTTTCTCAAGACGTCCGAGGGATCCAGAATACCCATCAACACCCTCATAGATATGGCGTCTCAG GTGGCTGAGGGAATGGCCTACATTGaaaaacagaactacatccatcgGGACCTCCGAGCAGCAAACATCCTGGTGTCTGATGAGCTCATCTGTAAGATTGCTGATTTTGGACTTGCAAGACTCATCGAGGACAACGAGTACACAGCCAGAGAGG GTGCCAAATTCCCCATTAAATGGACAGCACCTGAAGCTATAAACTACGGAACCTTTTCCATCAAGTCAGATGTGTGGTCTTTTGGGATCCTCTTGACAGAGATAGTGACGTATGGTCGTATCCCATATCCAG GCATGAGTAACCCAGAGGTGATCCAGAACCTGGAGCGAGGCTACCGGATGCCCCGATCGGAGGACTGCCCTGAAGGTCTGTACAATATTATGAACCTGTGCTGGAATGAGAGCCCAGAGAACCGGCCAACCTTTGAGTACCTGAGGAGCGTTCTGGAGGACTTCTTCACAGCAACAGAGGGGCAGTACCAAGAACAGCCTTGCTAA